Proteins co-encoded in one Perca flavescens isolate YP-PL-M2 chromosome 11, PFLA_1.0, whole genome shotgun sequence genomic window:
- the LOC114563827 gene encoding NADH-ubiquinone oxidoreductase 75 kDa subunit, mitochondrial isoform X1 has translation MRKQTLASMLRLPVVSRSLFPAAITKGCAAATNNARTTATAAASNLLEVFVDGNPIMVEPGTTVLQACEKVGMQIPRFCYHERLSVAGNCRMCLVEIEKVPKPVAACAMPVMKGWNILTNSDKTRKAREGVMEFLLANHPLDCPICDQGGECDLQDQSMQFGSDRSRFTESKRAVEDKNIGPLIKTIMTRCIQCTRCVRFASEIAGVEDLGTTGRGNDLQIGTYVEKMFMSELSGNIIDICPVGALTSKPYAFTARPWETRKTESIDVLDAVGSNIVVTTRGGEVMRILPRLNEDVNEEWISDKTRFAYDGLKRQRLTQPMVKNESGQLVPTTWEDVLSRVAGALQGVQGNDVAAIVGGLVDAEALISLKDLLNRLNSENLCTEEMFPTFGAGCDLRSNYLLNTGIAGIEEADLLLLVGTNPRYEAPLFNARIRKSWLHNELQVALLGKEVDLSYTYDHLGESAKVLQEIASGTHPFSKILAKAKHPVVVVGSSCLQREDGAAIMAAVSTIAHNVRIRSGTEETWKVLNVLHRVASQVAALDLGYKPGVEAIRKNPPKVLFLLGADAGCITRQDLPKDSFIIYQGHHGDVGAPMADILLPGAAYTEKCSTYVNTEGRAQQTKVAVSAPGMAREDWKIIRAISELAGVTLPYDTLDEVRDRLAEVSPNLLRYDDVEEANYFKQANELSKAVNQAILTGSLVPPQLTVKDFYMTDPISRASQTMAKCVKAVTEGAQAVDEPAIC, from the exons ATGAGGAAACAAACACTGGCAAG CATGTTGCGTTTGCCTGTTGTGAGCAGGAGTCTCTTTCCAGCAGCAATTACCAAAGGCTGTgcggctgcaactaacaatg CTCGGACCACAGCAACAGCAGCTGCCAGTAACCTCCTGGAAGTGTTTGTGGATGGGAACCCTATCATGGTGGAGCCAGGAACCACTGTTTTGCAG GCATGTGAGAAGGTAGGAATGCAGATTCCTCGATTCTGCTACCATGAGCGCCTGTCAGTTGCTGGAAACTGTCGCATGTGTCTTGTGGAGATAGAGAAAGTTCCTAAG CCAGTGGCAGCTTGTGCTATGCCAGTCATGAAGGGCTGGAATATTTTAACCAATTCTGACAAAACAAGAAAGGCCAG AGAGGGTGTGATGGAGTTCCTCCTGGCTAACCACCCATTAGATTGTCCAATTTGTGATCAGGGGGGAGAATGTGACCTACAG GACCAGTCAATGCAGTTTGGCAGTGATAGGAGCCGCTTTACAGAGAGCAAAAGAGCTGTGGAGGACAAAAACATTGGCCCTCTCATCAAAACCATAATGACTCGCTGCATCCAGTGCACTCGCTGTGTGCG CTTTGCCAGTGAGATTGCAGGTGTAGAGGACCTGGGTACCACTGGCAGAGGCAATGACCTGCAGATTGGGACCTATGTGGAGAAGATGTTCATGTCGGAATTATCTGGGAATATTATTGATATATGCCCAGTGGGGGCCCTGACCTCTAAACCATATGCATTCACTGCTCGCCCTTGGGAGACCAG GAAGACTGAATCCATTGATGTTCTGGATGCTGTGGGTAGTAACATTGTGGTGACCACTCGTGGGGGTGAGGTGATGAGAATCTTGCCTCGTCTTAATGAGGATGTAAACGAGGAGTGGATCTCCGACAAAACCAG GTTTGCGTATGATGGACTCAAAAGGCAGAGGCTTACTCAGCCAATGGTGAAAAACGAGTCTGGGCAGTTGGTTCCCACAACCTGGGAAGACGTGCTGTCTCGAGTTGCTGGAGCT TTGCAAGGAGTTCAAGGAAATGATGTTGCTGCTATTGTTGGAGGCTTGGTGGATGCAGAGGCTCTCATTTCCCTGAAAGATTTGCTGAACCGTTTGAATAGTGAAAACCTGTGCACTGAGGAGATGTTCCCAACTTTTGGAGCTGG ATGTGACCTGCGTTCGAATTATCTTCTAAACACTGGGATTGCTGGCATTGAAGAAGCTGACCTGCTGCTTCTGGTTGGCACGAACCCACGCTATGAGGCTCCTCTGTTCAATGCACGAATCAGAAAAAG CTGGCTTCATAATGAGTTGCAAGTGGCTCTTTTGGGAAAGGAAGTGGACCTAAGTTACACATACGACCATCTCGGGGAGTCTGCCAAGGTTCTTCAAGAAATTGCATCAGGAACTCACCCGTTCTCCAAG ATCTTGGCTAAAGCAAAGCATCCTGTTGTTGTGGTTGGAAGCAGTTGCCTGCAGAGAGAGGATGGGGCCGCAATAATGGCCGCTGTGTCAACCATTGCTCATAACGTTCGCATCAGAAGCGGCACAGAGGAAACCTGGAAGGTTCTCAATGTGCTTCACAG GGTTGCCAGTCAAGTGGCTGCACTTGATCTTGGGTACAAGCCAGGAGTGGAAGCGATCAGAAAGAATCCACCCAAAGTTCTTTTCTTACTAGGAGCTGATGCTGGCTGCATTACTCGCCAAGACCTCCCAAAGGATAGCTTCATAATTTATCAAG GTCACCATGGCGATGTCGGTGCACCAATGGCTGATATCTTACTTCCTGGAGCTGCATATACTGAGAAATGTAGCACCTATGTGAACACTGAGGGCCGTGCTCAGCAGACCAAAGTGGCTGTGAGTGCCCCAGGCATGGCTAGGGAGGACTGGAAGATCATCAGAGCCATATCTGAG CTTGCTGGAGTGACTCTGCCATATGACACCCTTGATGAAGTGCGTGATAGACTGGCAGAAGTTTCCCCAAATCTGCTGC
- the cmklr2 gene encoding G-protein coupled receptor 1: MGDSGEDYGNYTYEYDMEYGDMEELKVDHRQRETMHIISVVIYIISFVLGLIGNGTVIWVTAFKSKKTVNSIWLLNLAMADFVFVLFLPFSIDYILQDFHWDFGKVMCKLNSFVSVMNMYASVLFLTVLSIDRYVSLVHLNWCQRYRTKERAWVVCGCIWVLAAALSCPALIFRDTMHLHDKVVCFNNFHTQDRHRAIMIHIMTVVIRTTVGFLLPFTAICVTGILLTIKVNQSGGSVRLSSFSKTVSAVILAFFLCWAPFHTFSLMELSIHSSLYLHNILKAGFPLATSLGFFNSCINPLLYMFLSKKVRHILKRACLDITKSSLREFSQSISATEIESEPEVQQDSVPEEPVELSTL, translated from the coding sequence ATGGGTGACTCTGGAGAGGACTATGGAAACTACACCTATGAATATGACATGGAGTACGGTGACATGGAGGAACTTAAAGTAGACCACAGACAGAGGGAAACTATGCACATTATCTCAGTGGTCATCTATATTATTTCCTTTGTGCTTGGTCTGATTGGAAATGGAACTGTCATTTGGGTGACAGCGTTTAAAAgcaaaaagacagttaacagTATTTGGTTGCTCAATCTAGCCATGGCCGATTTTGTATTTGTGCTTTTTCTACCCTTCTCCATTGATTACATACTGCAGGACTTCCATTGGGACTTTGGTAAGGTCATGTGTAAGCTTAACTCATTTGTGTCTGTGATGAACATGTATGCCAGTGTGCTCTTTCTCACAGTGCTCAGTATAGACAGATATGTTTCTCTGGTCCACCTCAACTGGTGTCAGAGGTATCGCACTAAAGAGAGAGCCTGGGTTGTATGTGGTTGCATATGGGTGCTGGCTGCTGCCTTGAGCTGTCCTGCACTGATTTTTCGTGACACCATGCACTTACATGACAAGGTGGTGTGCTTCAACAACTTCCACACACAGGACAGACATAGAGCAATCATGATACACATTATGACAGTGGTCATTCGTACCACTGTGGGCTTCCTTTTGCCTTTTACTGCCATATGTGTGACGGGTATACTTCTGACAATCAAAGTGAATCAATCTGGGGGCTCGGTTCGGCTGTCCAGTTTCTCCAAAACAGTATCTGCAGTAATTCTGGCCTTCTTTTTATGCTGGGCACCTTTTCATACTTTTAGCTTGATGGAGTTATCCATACATTCCTCATTATACCTACACAACATACTGAAAGCTGGCTTTCCTCTTGCCACCAGCTTAGGCTTTTTTAACAGCTGCATTAACCCCCTCCTGTATATGTTCCTGAGCAAAAAGGTGCGTCATATCCTGAAGCGTGCATGCCTGGACATTACTAAGAGTTCACTGAGAGAGTTCAGCCAGTCAATCTCTGCCACTGAGATAGAGTCTGAGCCAGAAGTTCAACAGGACAGTGTCCCAGAAGAGCCTGTGGAGTTGTCAACTCTATGA